The Bacillaceae bacterium IKA-2 DNA window GAAATTACTGGAATGGATGAAGTAACCTTACAGCCGGCCGCCGGAGCCCAGGGCGAATGGACTGGTCTAATGATGATTCGTGCTTTCCACGAAAAGAACGGTGATTTCCAGCGGACAAAAGTAATTTGTCCTGACTCAGCTCATGGTACAAATCCAGCTTCGGCAACTGTCGCTGGTTTTGAAGCGGTAACGGTTCGCTCTAATGAAAAAGGTCTTGTTTGCTTAGAGCATTTACGAGAAGTAGTTGGTGAAGATACTGCGGCTTTAATGCTGACAAATCCAAACACATTAGGATTATTTGAAGAAAATATTCTCGAAATGGCAGAGATTATCCATTCAGCTGGTGGAAAGCTCTATTATGATGGAGCTAACTCAAATGCAATCTTAGGTATCGCTAGACCTGGAGATATGGGTTTTGACGTTGTTCACTTAAACCTCCATAAAACCTTTACTGGCCCTCACGGTGGTGGTGGACCAGGTTCTGGACCAGTCGGAGTGAAGAAAGATTTAATCCCATTTTTACCAAAACCAGTTATCTCTAAAGATGGAGATCGTTACTTCTTAGATTATAATCGTCCTGAGTCAATTGGAAGGGTCAAGCCTTTTTACGGAAACTTTGGGATTAATGTTCGTGCGTATACGTACATTCGTACAATGGGACCCGACGGACTTCGTAAAGTTTCAGAAGATGCTGTCTTAAATGCTAATTACATGTTTAGACGCTTGCAACCTTATTTTGACGCACCGTATACGCAACATTGTAAGCATGAGTTTGTTCTGTCTGGTAAACGTCAAAAGAAATTAGGGGTAAGAACTTTAGACATTGCGAAACGACTTTTAGACTTTGGTTATCACCCGCCAACTATCTATTTCCCGTTAAACGTTGAAGAGTGTTTAATGATTGAGCCTACTGAAACTGAAGCGAAAGAAACGTTAGATGAGTTTATCGAGGTCATGATCCAAATTGCAAAAGAAGCAGAAGAGAACCCTGAAATTGTCCAAGAAGCACCGCATCATACTGTTATCGGCCGACTAGATGAAACAACAGCAGCTAGAAAACCAATTTTGAAATATCAGAAAGAGTAAGTTAACTAATTATTAACGAAAAAATAGAAGGGTGACTCTAATGAGTCTTCCCTTCTATTTTTTCTTAACTTTTCCTGACCACTTACGAAAGCCGCCTTTTAGATGACTTAAATCTTCGCAGCCATGTTTTTTCTTTAAAAATTCGGAAGCGCGAATACTTCTAGATCCTGTTTGACAATAAAGGTAGATAGGCTTGTCCGGTCTAAGTTCTGCAGCGCGCTGCTTAAGTTGTGATAAGGGGATACTTCTAGCACCCAAAATATGTCCGCCTTCAAATTCCCTTTGCTCTCTTACATCAATTAGTTGTGCTTTTCGGTAACCTTGGCGAAACTCATCTTCAGGGAGTTCCTTTAAGTATTTAGGTTTAATAAACCTTTTTACTATTAAATATACTAGAATTGCTGTCATAATTCCTAATACCAAATTCATGATCATTACTGTACGACACTCCTTTTTTGTTCAAAACGATTTAAATTGAAGATTTTCGTCAAGGGATAAGGAAGGACCATATTTCGAGACGAACAAAGATTATCTATTGATGTAGTATCAAAAATAAATTATAACATTTGTTTCATCAAGAAGGAAAGAAATTCAGATATTTGACAGCGATTACTAAGGTACTATAAATTTAGAATAACAATTTATTTAAAAAAGGAAGTTATCAATGAAACAAAAATGGAATTTTATTAACTCTGGGAAATCTGCACCAGCTTTTAATATGGCGTTAGATGAAGCGTTATTACAATGGCATAGTCAAGGGAAAATAGGTCCGACAATTCGTTTTTACGGGTGGAATCCAGCAACATTGTCTATTGGTTATTTTCAAAAGGTTGAAAAGGAAATAAATCTAGAAGCAGTCCAAAGATATCAATTAGGGTTTGTGAGAAGACCGACAGGAGGCAGGGGAGTTCTGCATGAACATGAACTTACTTACAGTGTGATCGTCTCAGAAACATACCCTAAGATGCCTAAAGGCGTAACTGAGTCATATCGGGTTATTTCTGAGGGGGTTCTTGAAGGATTTAAACAGTTAGGGTTAGATGCTTACTTTGCTATTCCAAAAACAAAAGCAGAGCAGGAAACGCTGAAGCACCCTCGTTCTGCTGTCTGCTTTGATACGCCTTCTTGGTATGAATTAGTAGTTGAAGGAAGAAAGGTTGCTGGAAGTGCGCAAACGAGACAAAAAAATGTCATTTTGCAGCATGGATCGATTATTTTAGATATCGATCAGAACAAACTTTTTGATCTATTTAAATTCCCAAGCGAGCGAGTTCGTGAACGTTTGTTAACGGGATTTGGCCAAAAGGCTGTCGCTATTAATGAGTTAAGTAAACGTAAAATTACAATAGAAGAAGCAGAATTGGCGTTTAAACGGGGATTTGAAAAAGGCCTCGATATCGAATTAGAGACGTATACGTTAAGTGATCAACAAAAGGCTTTTGTCGAAGAACTAGCAGTCAGGCGTTATGGAAATGATGAATGGAATTTTTGCAAGTGAAGAAAGGGAGGCTGGCATATTCTGACTATGCCAGCCTAAAATTATTCTCCAGATGATGTTTCCCGATAATCGATAAATAATTTTTGTAACGTTCTTGTTACAGTCCCAATTGAAAAAGTAGTCTTTAAATCACCTTTTGTAGAAACGATAGGGGTAACTTCTTGAGTAGTACTAGTCAGAAACACTTCGTCTGCCTCTTTTAGTTGTTCTAGAGTAAAAGCCTGCTCTTTGATCGGAATATTAGCTTGACGGGCAAGTTTAAGAATGATTTGCCTTGTGATTCCATTTAAAATTAAATTAGTTGCAGGATGCGTGATTAGCGTGCCGTCTTTAACAATAAAAAGGTTTGAGGAAGATCCTTCAGTTAATAAGGTAGTACGATACATAATTGCTTCATGACATTGGTTATCAGCAGCTTGTCTTTTTAACATTGTATTACCTAATAAATTAATTGTTTTTATATCACAGCGCAGCCAACGAATGTCTTCGGTTACGAAGACAGCGATGCCAGTTTGTTTTTGCTCAAACGGGAAGTCGATTTTTTGTGTAAGTCCAGTAATAAGTCCTGGTACATTTCGTTCATAAAGATGTGCTCGTGTAAACACACCACGGGTCATTTGTATGTAAAGAATACCTGTTACAAGGTTATTTTTATAGATTAGATCAGTTAAAAGACTTTGTAATAATTCCTTTTTATACGGAAGCTTAATTTCTAATTTCTCAGCTGAACTTTCAAAGCGTTGTAAATGCTCTTCGCTTGCAAACGGTTTTGAGTTATAAACTGGGATCACCTCATAAATCCCATCCCCAAAATTATAGCCACGGTCTTCGATATCAATTTTTACATTTTCTCGCATTGTTATTTGATTATTAAATAGGACGTAAGTCATTTTTTTCCTCCATTATTAGAATTTGTCGTGAATATTTTAAATTTGAAAAAGTTTAAGCCTATTAACATTCCTTCTTATTACAGGCTAGAAAACTACCGATTAAAAAGAGCACCCTTTTTTTCGTATCTGGCGAGTAGTTCACTTGACTATTGTAACAAATATTTCTTTGCAATCTCTGTAATTTTTTTTTATTGCTGATTAATCAGCAATACTGAAGCTTTTATTTTTTGCAAACATGGAGAAAGTCGATATATGTCATTTTTAGATTAAAAAAGTCATTATAGCTACATTTAGCTTCTGATTTTAAGCTCTTTTAAAGTTGACAAAAAATAAAATGCTATACCCAAAAACGATATGTAGTGTATTAGTTGGATATTTACATACTATATATTGATAATTAACTTTTCCTATGCTAAAATAAGACAAGTTAACTCAACAATGGATTTTGGCATCATTTACTATAAGAGAAAAAACTTCTTGCGATTATTTTTTTCGATTGTTAAGCGGTAGTTTACAAAGTTTTTTGAAAAAGGAGTGAAAGCGTGTGGCGATGACTATGTCAAAAGTGATGCGAATTAATGTGGAGAGGCTTAATGAAGATATTAAACAATTCCCACAAGTTCATGAAATCACAGCAGATATGAACCTCCGTAAAAAAGGTGTATCACGACTTGTTATGTTAGACAGGTATACCTTTAAAGATACGGAAAAGAAAACATTAAAAGATGGAGATTTTGTCGTACTTACCGTTAAGCAAGACCCGAAATTTCCGGCGCGAGGTTATGGTTTTGTCCAAGAAATTATTTGGGCTACAAAAGAAGTGAAAATTCTGATTGATGAAGAATTTCAGGGTGTTTTAGAAGATCCAGAAGAAATGAGAACGGGTATCGTTATTAGAAACTTAGACTCAATCGAAAAACCTTTAGAACTTTATTATGAACAAATTGCGAAACGAAATGCGACTGGACTGGCTTCAGTAGAAACATCAGAAGCCAGAAGACAAAAATCATTTCAGGAATTTTATCAAGAATTAGTTAACCTTAACTTTATCCCAGCAGGTCGAGTCCTTTATGGAGCAGGATCTGATACAGATGTGACCTATTTCAATTGTTACGTGATGCCATTTGTTAAAGACTCTAGAGGTGGGATTTCAGATCATCGTACACAAGTGATGGAAATCATGAGTCGCGGTGGTGGTGTTGGAACGAATGGTTCAACATTACGCCCAAGAAATACTTTAGCCAGAGGAGTGAATGGCAAATCATCAGGATCAGTTTCTTGGTTAGATGACATTGCAAAATTGACCCATTTGGTTGAACAAGGTGGATCAAGACGTGGTAAAGCAGCTTAAGTGCTTCGTCTATAAATAACCTCGTGAATTGCTGGAAAATCTTTAATGATCATGCTTATCACTTGTCATCCAACATGATATAATTAGAAGAAAATTGGAAGGATAGATAAGCATGGATCTATACGATGCAAAAGATCCCCAACAATGTAAAATATGCAATTTTGACCTTAACCATAATAAGCAAGGCAGATTTACAACTCATCTAAAAGAAAAGCATGGTATGAAATTAGAAGAATATCTTTTGAAATACTTTTATAAGAAAGAGCAGCTATTATGCCAGTTTGAAAAATGCGAGAATCTTGTACAATTAAGAAGAGGAATACCTAAAAAGCATTGCTCACAAAGTTGCAGCGGAAAAAGTCTTCTTCTATGCGAATACTGTAATAAGACATTTTACAAAAAGCATAAGGGAACAAAGACGTGTAGCGAAGATTGTGCATTCAAAACTAAAAAAGAAAAAATCACAAAATGGCATGCTTTAATGGCAAAGGAAAAGAAAGATATTCATTTTAAAAATATTATTTCTAAAACTTCAACTACAAGAAGAAGAAATAAAACACCATCTTGGAACAGTGGAAAAACAGGAGTTTATAGTGATGAAACAATAGAGAAAATCAGAAATGCCACTTTAGAACAAATGAAGAATCAAAGAATTGTCAAAACAAATATTGAAAAAATTATGGATAAGTTACTGGATGAATTAGATGTTCAGCATAGATATTCATTCATACTTAATAAAAGACAATTTGATTTTGTTCTTCCCGATCATAGGATTCTTATTGAATGTGACGGGGATTATTGGCATGCTAATCCAAAATTTTATCCAAACCCTGCTCCATGGCAAATAGAAAGAATAAAAATAGATGAGTTGAAAAATAAAATTGCCTCTTCAAATGGCTATAAAATTTTACGTTTTTGGGAAGACGACATCAAAGAAAACATAGATGAAGTTATCAAAAAAATAACATCGTATATATGACTCACGAGCTACAACATAACTGGAAACGGTAAGTGTGAATGCTTAAAAATCATGAGTTAATAAAGACAATCAGCAGCCAAGCTTCTAAGTTCTCACGTTCTCACTGGAGGATAGGAAGAAGGTTCAACGACCATCGAAACCACATCCTTAGGGTGGAAGGTAGTAGAGTAGGAATCAAGCGATTCCCAAGCGCGAGGGCACTTTATTAAGTGTAAGATATGGTCTGAACTCTAAGGTGACTTAGAGAGTTGAAGTAGCGATTCAACGTAACAAATTGGCACAAATGATTATGCTTTCAGATTGGCACCCGGACATTTTAGAATTTATTATTTCTAAAATGCAAAACCCGAGAATTTTACGATTTTTATTAGATAACAGTGATGATAGTCAAATAAAGCAACACGCTAAAGAAAAGTTGAAGTTTACACCTTTAACAGAAGTAGAAAATGCAATGTACCAAGGTGTTCTTAACTATAAAAAGATTCCCGGTCAAGGTGGATTTGATGAAAAAGTCTTTAAAGAAGCTGAAGAAAAACTGGAACTTGGTGGAACTTATAGTATAAATAATTCTGAATTTTTAACAGGAGCAAACATTTCAATTTGCTTAACAAAAGAGTTTATGGATGCTGTAGAAAAGGATCTAGATTACCCTCTACGTTTTCCTGATGTTGAAAATTACTCAAAAGAAGAGATGGCAGCCTACAACAGGGAGTGGCATAAGTACGGTGATGTTCGTGAATGGAAAGCTTTAGGATTTAAGGTACGCACATATCGAACAATTAAAGCTCGTGAATTATGGAAGTTAATTAATATTTGTGCAACCTATTCAGCAGAGCCAGGTATTTTCTTTATTGATAATGCCAACGACATGACAAATGCCGTTGCATATGGACAAAAAGTAGTCGCTACAAATCCGTGTGGTAGAGTTGCATAAGTTTGCCTCACGTAAAAAACTGCGGAATAAAGCGGGAAAGCTGAGATGCCAATCCGAACCGAAGGCTAAAAGTAAAAAATTAGTCAGGGGCAACGCATAGATGGTGAACCTCAATATGAGAATATAATCCATCCACGAGGCCGCAGCGTTACGCACACAGTAAATTCATGAA harbors:
- a CDS encoding rhodanese-like domain-containing protein, yielding MIMNLVLGIMTAILVYLIVKRFIKPKYLKELPEDEFRQGYRKAQLIDVREQREFEGGHILGARSIPLSQLKQRAAELRPDKPIYLYCQTGSRSIRASEFLKKKHGCEDLSHLKGGFRKWSGKVKKK
- the dat gene encoding D-amino-acid transaminase, translating into MTYVLFNNQITMRENVKIDIEDRGYNFGDGIYEVIPVYNSKPFASEEHLQRFESSAEKLEIKLPYKKELLQSLLTDLIYKNNLVTGILYIQMTRGVFTRAHLYERNVPGLITGLTQKIDFPFEQKQTGIAVFVTEDIRWLRCDIKTINLLGNTMLKRQAADNQCHEAIMYRTTLLTEGSSSNLFIVKDGTLITHPATNLILNGITRQIILKLARQANIPIKEQAFTLEQLKEADEVFLTSTTQEVTPIVSTKGDLKTTFSIGTVTRTLQKLFIDYRETSSGE
- a CDS encoding biotin/lipoate A/B protein ligase family protein; the encoded protein is MKQKWNFINSGKSAPAFNMALDEALLQWHSQGKIGPTIRFYGWNPATLSIGYFQKVEKEINLEAVQRYQLGFVRRPTGGRGVLHEHELTYSVIVSETYPKMPKGVTESYRVISEGVLEGFKQLGLDAYFAIPKTKAEQETLKHPRSAVCFDTPSWYELVVEGRKVAGSAQTRQKNVILQHGSIILDIDQNKLFDLFKFPSERVRERLLTGFGQKAVAINELSKRKITIEEAELAFKRGFEKGLDIELETYTLSDQQKAFVEELAVRRYGNDEWNFCK
- a CDS encoding DUF559 domain-containing protein, whose product is MDLYDAKDPQQCKICNFDLNHNKQGRFTTHLKEKHGMKLEEYLLKYFYKKEQLLCQFEKCENLVQLRRGIPKKHCSQSCSGKSLLLCEYCNKTFYKKHKGTKTCSEDCAFKTKKEKITKWHALMAKEKKDIHFKNIISKTSTTRRRNKTPSWNSGKTGVYSDETIEKIRNATLEQMKNQRIVKTNIEKIMDKLLDELDVQHRYSFILNKRQFDFVLPDHRILIECDGDYWHANPKFYPNPAPWQIERIKIDELKNKIASSNGYKILRFWEDDIKENIDEVIKKITSYI
- the gcvPB gene encoding aminomethyl-transferring glycine dehydrogenase subunit GcvPB, giving the protein MKNQPLIFELSKFGRVSYSLSSLDVPERELSDLLPTGYLREVEPELPEVSELQLVRHYTALSNRNHGVDSGFYPLGSCTMKYNPKINEDIARLPGFTHIHPLQSEETVQGALELLYDLQNSLVEITGMDEVTLQPAAGAQGEWTGLMMIRAFHEKNGDFQRTKVICPDSAHGTNPASATVAGFEAVTVRSNEKGLVCLEHLREVVGEDTAALMLTNPNTLGLFEENILEMAEIIHSAGGKLYYDGANSNAILGIARPGDMGFDVVHLNLHKTFTGPHGGGGPGSGPVGVKKDLIPFLPKPVISKDGDRYFLDYNRPESIGRVKPFYGNFGINVRAYTYIRTMGPDGLRKVSEDAVLNANYMFRRLQPYFDAPYTQHCKHEFVLSGKRQKKLGVRTLDIAKRLLDFGYHPPTIYFPLNVEECLMIEPTETEAKETLDEFIEVMIQIAKEAEENPEIVQEAPHHTVIGRLDETTAARKPILKYQKE